GAACCCCGATAAACTTACCATCCTTATCAAAAAGAGATTTAGAATTTGTATGCATCCAGATAGGATGACCGTCTTTACGTATAAGTTTAATTTCAAAACTTTCATTGGCGCTTTTACATCCTTTTTCTATCATCTGGCTGATAATAGCCTTACTTTCATTACTGAGAAAGTCCCACATCGATCTGCCAATAAGTTCTTCTGAACTGTAGCCAAGCATATCTTCAATCTTCTTATTGACAAAAGTAATTCTTTCTTCAGCATCAATTATGCTTATGCCTTCATTTGCGGTCTCAACGATGTTGCGGTACTTATCCTCACTTGCGCTCAACGCTTCTAAAAGAGCTTCGCGTTCAGCTAGCGATTGAGCCAGCTTGTTATTGCTATAGCTTAACTGTGAGAGTATATTGGCAATGGTCATGAAGAAAGACAAGGCTGTATCCACGGCTTTCCTGCTTAACCGCGGAACTTTTTCAAGTGCTGTTATATATTCCTCTTCGTTGAAGCCGTATTTTCTAGCCTGTGATCGGAAAAGCTCATAGTCCAGAGGCTCGTTATTAAAAATGAACTGCCCTGCGATGATATTGCCTATATGTTGGTTACTCACCGTGATAGGAGTCAATATATCCCACATATTGTTCTTGCACTTGTACAGCTTATACTCTCCAGGGAGTATATCCCTGGATTGTTCTGTAATACTTTCTATGCAATGCTTGCAAGTTTCTGGGTGAACCCTGTGAAATTTAGAGCAGATATCCTGGAATCCAGCACCTGCCAGAACATTGTCTTTGAGATCTCTTAAGCCAATTGGAATATGAGTAAGTTCATAGAAATCATTGATAAGGGACTGAACCGTTTGGATATCAATGATTTCGGCAAGCTCCACGTTCGCTATTTCCTTAGATCCATTTTCCTGAACTTTTTCATTAAGATCTTTCTGGTTGTTTATATCAAATCCATAAATGTTTACGCATTCTTCTACTGGTAAGGGGTGAAAAGAGACCAGGTATACTTTATTTCCCACTTTAACTTCTATTTCTTCGGCGTTATTCCGTGAAATTACCCTTTGCACAAAATCTATGATAAAGGGAGGCAATTTTTCTTCGAATCCCATACCCCATCCATGCAATAAGTGCTCATATACTCCATTTGAGTAAAGAACCCGCCCATCCTTTCCCACACTGATCACAGGATTCGGGTTCTTTGCGGGAAATAGCTTCATTTTTTCCATTTTTCCCCTCAGGATCTTCTTTGATAGTAATATGCCTATTTCTCAATGAAACAGGATAGATTATTACTTTAGCTAACATTACTCCTTATTTTCGACTCTGTAGAAATCCTCTAAATTCTATTTTTACCAAAAAATATTATAAAAATAAAATTGTAAAAATGCTCTTTAATTTTTTTTATCCCCACAGAAAACAAAGGAGCAATTGCTATTGTCATCAAATAAGTATATTAAATTTATCAATTTCAGTCTTAATTCTGCCCTTAACAAAGAATAGTGTGGATAATTCAGCAAATATTTATCCGTTTCTGGATAGTTAAACATAATCCACATTTATCCTAACTCAAAAAAGTGATAGAATTACTATATTTTTCTCACCCCGCAAGCCAAACGCAACCATATGGATAGACCAACACATACATTCAGCGTTACCTAACCCATTAAAGGTATGCTCATATAATCCGGTGGGTAATTATTAAGTACAGTAAATAGAAGAGATGCGGTACCGGACAAAAATTTTATTAAGCCGCCGGAGGGATTCGAACCCTCGGCCTGCTGATTACGAATCAGCCGCTATACCGCTAAGCCACGACGGCAAATGAATAAGAAAAATAAGCAGACTTAAAATAGCAATCAAGAATTTAATTATTTCGCTCGGGCGGAGCTATCTGCTTTTACAGATTCTGGATAATCTTGATCCACTTAAATAATTATGGCGTCCCTTAATAACCCTGACATTAATTAATAATCCTATAATTAATAATCTGTAATTAATAATCCTATATTGTTTAAATAACCCTGGCTTCTATGCAGATATTATACTGGTGAGGGGCATAAGAGCGAACTACTCTTTTGTCCAGAATCTCGATTTTCCTTCCTGCTTTTTCCGCAGCCGCCCTTATTAGTTCAATAGAGCTTTCGAAGAGGTCGTCCTCAGGGGTTATTCCGTAATAATGGATTATTCCGCCGGGCTTTGTCAGGAGCACCGCAGAGTCCAGAAATTCAAAAGCTTTATGGGGAAGATTCATAATCACATGGTCGGCAGTGCCTGCAAACCTCTTTGCTTCTTCCCTAGCATCACCTTCTATTGCTTCGATGTTTTTCACAGAATTAAGAATTATGTTTTCCCTGAGATACCGTACAGCTTCCGGGTTTTTATCGATTGCCAGAACTTTTGAAGGTTTTTTGTTTTTCGCAATCAGGATGCTGTAAGGGCCTACGCCTGAAAACATATCAACAACAATATCGCCTTTTTTAACCCAGGAGAGAACTCTTGAGCGTTCGGTCGAGAGGCGGGGAGTAAAATAAGCTCGTGAAAGGTCAACCTGATAGCGACAGCCGTATTCCCTGTGAATTGTTTCGGTCCTGGGCTCGCCTGCAATAACCTCAAACTCCCTGACCCGGAATTCCCCAATCACAGGTGTAAGAGGCTTAAGTACAGTTTTTACATTCGGATGTGCCCGGAGTAGGGCGTCGGCAATTCTTGAGGCTTTCTGGGTATCAAGATCAGGATCTTCCAGAAGGGCAATATCTCCTATAACCTCATAGACTGGGCTGAAACCAAGCAGATCTTCAGGAACAGGCTTTTTTTCTTGAATTTCGAAATCACACTCATTAAGCTCAGTTTCTTCAGGGAAATTCCTCAGTTCGTCAGGAGCAGGCTCTCTGGTCAGAGGAAGATAAAGAAACATCTCATCTGCACTTATTTTTACGGAATTGTCAAGAATCTCAAGCTCAAGGA
This region of Methanosarcina flavescens genomic DNA includes:
- a CDS encoding class I SAM-dependent methyltransferase, which encodes MRRQCIKVPKKKGESIRRMLLELEILDNSVKISADEMFLYLPLTREPAPDELRNFPEETELNECDFEIQEKKPVPEDLLGFSPVYEVIGDIALLEDPDLDTQKASRIADALLRAHPNVKTVLKPLTPVIGEFRVREFEVIAGEPRTETIHREYGCRYQVDLSRAYFTPRLSTERSRVLSWVKKGDIVVDMFSGVGPYSILIAKNKKPSKVLAIDKNPEAVRYLRENIILNSVKNIEAIEGDAREEAKRFAGTADHVIMNLPHKAFEFLDSAVLLTKPGGIIHYYGITPEDDLFESSIELIRAAAEKAGRKIEILDKRVVRSYAPHQYNICIEARVI
- a CDS encoding PocR ligand-binding domain-containing protein, with protein sequence MEKMKLFPAKNPNPVISVGKDGRVLYSNGVYEHLLHGWGMGFEEKLPPFIIDFVQRVISRNNAEEIEVKVGNKVYLVSFHPLPVEECVNIYGFDINNQKDLNEKVQENGSKEIANVELAEIIDIQTVQSLINDFYELTHIPIGLRDLKDNVLAGAGFQDICSKFHRVHPETCKHCIESITEQSRDILPGEYKLYKCKNNMWDILTPITVSNQHIGNIIAGQFIFNNEPLDYELFRSQARKYGFNEEEYITALEKVPRLSRKAVDTALSFFMTIANILSQLSYSNNKLAQSLAEREALLEALSASEDKYRNIVETANEGISIIDAEERITFVNKKIEDMLGYSSEELIGRSMWDFLSNESKAIISQMIEKGCKSANESFEIKLIRKDGHPIWMHTNSKSLFDKDGKFIGVLNLHTDITKRKEAEEALMNFETFRKKEIHHRIKNNLQVISSLLDLQAEMFKGRNNIRDSEVLNAFAISIDRVLSIALIHEELYKDENIDVLNFSKYIKDLADNLLLTYRLETDVNLNLDLEEDLFLDMDTAVPLGIIINELVSNSLKYAFPDRDKGEIQIKLHRDEIGKCKNNGCKCADFVLIVSDDGIGMPENLDLDIEELDSLGLQLITSLVDQLDGELELKRNNGTEFTIRFSGIRNEPEPLQRIARS